Proteins from one Bos taurus isolate L1 Dominette 01449 registration number 42190680 breed Hereford chromosome 7, ARS-UCD2.0, whole genome shotgun sequence genomic window:
- the OR1M1 gene encoding olfactory receptor family 1 subfamily M member 1, with protein METDNQTSSSEFIRLGLSEKPEQETLLFALFLCMYVVTVVGNLLIILAISTDSHLHTPMYFFLANLSLVDFCLASDTVPKMLVSIQIKSKSISYSCCLTQMYFFHFFGIMDSVLIAVMAYDRFVAICHPLHYTSIMSPRLCVLLVGGPWVFSGFISLTHILLMARLVFCGNIELPHYFCDLTPLLRLSCTDTSVNKIFVLIVAGMIIATPFICILASYAHIIVAIVKVPSAGGRKKTFSTCSSHLSVVVLFYGTTIGVYLCPSSVRTAVKEKASAVMYTAVTPMLNPFIYSLRNRDLKGALMKLVNRKITSSS; from the coding sequence ATGGAAACAGACAACCAAACCAGCTCCTCTGAGTTTATCCGCCTGGGACTTTCAGAAAAGCCAGAACAGGAGACTCTCCTCTTTGCTCTGTTTCTCTGCATGTATGTGGTCACCGTAGTGGGGAACCTGTTGATCATCCTGGCCATCAGCACagactcccacctccacacccccatgtatttCTTCTTGGCCAATCTCTCCTTGGTTGATTTCTGCCTGGCCAGTGACACTGTCCCCAAGATGCTGGTGAGCATCCAAATCAAGAGCAAGTCCATCTCTTATTCCTGCTGCCTGACACAAATGtacttcttccatttctttggcATCATGGACAGTGTCTTAATAGCCGTGATGGCTTATGATAGGTTTGTGGCTATATGTCACCCCTTACACTATACCAGTATCATGAGCCCACGCCTCTGTGTCCTGCTGGTTGGAGGCCCGTGGGTGTTTTCCGGCTTCATCTCCCTCACCCACATCCTCCTGATGGCCCGTCTGGTTTTCTGTGGCAATATTGAGTTGCCTCACTACTTCTGTGACCTCACCCCGCTCCTCAGACTTTCGTGCACTGACACCTCTGTGAACAAGATTTTTGTGCTCATTGTGGCAGGGATGATCATAGCCACACCTTTCATCTGCATTCTGGCCTCATATGCTCACATCATTGTGGCCATCGTAAAGGTGCCCTCTGCCGGAGGCAGGAAGAAAACCTTTTCCACCTGCAGCTCCCACCTCTCCGTGGTTGTACTCTTCTACGGGACCACCATTGGGGTCTATCTGTGTCCTTCATCTGTCCGCACAGCCGTGAAGGAGAAAGCCTCTGCTGTGATGTACACTGCCGTcacccccatgctgaacccctttatctacagcctgaggaacagAGACCTGAAGGGGGCCCTGATGAAgctggtcaacagaaaaatcaCCTCATCCTCCTGA